A stretch of the Methylacidiphilum caldifontis genome encodes the following:
- a CDS encoding MBL fold metallo-hydrolase, translated as MVRLSVLASGSKGNGYLLETEKSRVLIDPGIRCKQILDHLSRLAISLESITAVFITHEHADHVAGLPVLLKKLPLPLYCNTLTWKSLKKAMGWEDKAVNWKPFESSSRFLLDEIEIESFPVPHDAADPVGLLFHHRHGTIGLLTDLGYITKLVKEKIIRSHTLILESNYDMNLLQADKKRPWSVKQRILSRHGHLSNEASSLIACDLAREGVKNLFLAHLSEDCNRVELAETTVKNKILSSKLPIPHIQAIDPAHPFLQITL; from the coding sequence ATGGTCAGGCTGAGCGTTCTAGCGAGTGGAAGCAAAGGCAACGGTTACTTGTTGGAAACTGAAAAATCCCGTGTTCTTATAGACCCTGGAATTCGGTGCAAACAGATCCTTGATCATCTTTCTAGGTTAGCCATTTCTCTTGAGTCCATAACAGCCGTTTTTATTACCCATGAACATGCCGACCATGTCGCTGGGCTACCTGTCTTGTTAAAAAAACTGCCTTTGCCTTTATATTGCAACACCCTTACTTGGAAATCGTTGAAAAAAGCAATGGGATGGGAAGATAAAGCAGTGAATTGGAAGCCTTTTGAGTCGAGTAGTCGATTTCTCTTGGATGAGATAGAAATCGAAAGCTTCCCCGTGCCCCATGATGCAGCTGATCCCGTAGGGCTTCTCTTCCATCACCGACATGGAACGATTGGACTTCTCACAGACCTCGGCTACATCACAAAATTAGTGAAAGAAAAGATTATCCGCTCTCATACCTTAATTCTGGAATCCAACTATGACATGAACTTGCTACAAGCGGACAAGAAAAGACCTTGGTCAGTAAAACAAAGAATTTTATCTCGCCACGGGCATCTTTCCAATGAAGCGAGTTCTTTAATCGCCTGTGACTTGGCCAGGGAAGGAGTTAAAAACCTATTCTTGGCTCATTTGAGTGAAGATTGTAACCGCGTAGAACTGGCCGAAACGACCGTAAAAAATAAGATCCTTTCTTCCAAACTTCCCATTCCTCACATCCAGGCCATAGATCCGGCTCATCCCTTCTTACAAATTACGCTCTAA
- a CDS encoding vWA domain-containing protein — translation MAYTAEINRSNPTAFLFLIDQSGSMNDQMSSCKSKAEQVADVLNRTLASLIIRCTKAEGVRDYFEIGVIGYGGNGVYNAFQGMLGSSVMHPISAIEKSPLRIEERKKKMDDGAGGIIEQSVKFPVWFEPHASGGTPMCLAITKAVEELVPWCDSHPNSYPPTVLHITDGESTDGDPEELTTQLRQIQTNDGSLLTYNLHVSTSGANPIEFPASEMGLPDAYAKLLFRMSSQLPAHLIRYAQERGYTVGTESRGFMFNGDIVQIVEFFDIGTRASQLR, via the coding sequence ATGGCGTACACAGCAGAAATTAACCGCAGTAATCCGACCGCGTTTCTATTTCTAATCGACCAATCCGGATCGATGAATGATCAGATGTCATCATGTAAATCAAAAGCGGAGCAGGTAGCCGATGTACTAAACCGAACACTTGCTAGCCTGATCATCCGCTGCACTAAGGCCGAAGGAGTCCGGGATTACTTCGAGATCGGAGTAATTGGGTATGGCGGTAATGGGGTCTATAACGCCTTTCAGGGCATGCTCGGATCATCCGTTATGCATCCGATCTCTGCTATAGAAAAATCCCCGCTGCGCATCGAGGAGCGCAAGAAGAAAATGGACGATGGGGCAGGAGGTATTATCGAACAATCCGTGAAGTTCCCAGTTTGGTTTGAGCCTCATGCGAGTGGGGGGACACCGATGTGTTTAGCGATCACAAAAGCTGTAGAAGAGCTTGTACCCTGGTGTGATTCCCACCCAAACAGCTATCCGCCGACCGTTCTACACATTACGGACGGAGAGTCCACCGACGGAGACCCGGAAGAACTCACCACACAGCTTCGCCAGATTCAGACAAACGATGGTTCTCTCCTAACGTACAACTTGCACGTCAGCACCTCTGGTGCAAATCCTATTGAGTTTCCGGCCTCCGAAATGGGGCTACCAGACGCCTATGCCAAGCTTCTGTTTCGAATGTCAAGTCAACTTCCAGCGCACCTCATTAGATATGCCCAAGAGAGAGGTTATACGGTAGGCACGGAGTCCCGAGGCTTCATGTTCAACGGGGATATCGTACAGATCGTGGAGTTTTTCGATATTGGTACGCGTGCCTCACAACTGCGCTAA
- a CDS encoding CFI-box-CTERM domain-containing protein, whose translation MMNYPTLEQYNETLQNPQTALIDPELKKGTIATTYLGLPLALCGGFALTYTITTASARYAVRCFHKQSNALEQRYKAISQRLKSLRSRYFLDFEFQTQGVRVNGKVFPIVKMAWASGKTLGEFLEQRYRNPMELQQLRLSLRSLSSYLENHHLAHGDIQPGNVMVANGGLSVQLIDYDGMYVDDLKALGSTELGHRNFQHPKRTSNSWDYRLDRFSFISIDLALRVLEECPELWGKTQSSGDAILFKANDFIDPRQSDIFNKLFALPKFSQDAKNFATICQSPFEKIPTLEEFITYKNIPQPVISKPPIAPLGPRPYIPPFPVLDATNYALCLQHVGDRIELIGKIVEVKTGSTRHRKPYVFVNFGPWQGKSVRISIWSEGLSALAQKPDAQKPNRSWIGKWVSVVGLMEPPYENRKYQYTHLAISITQANQLCIISELEAKFRLSSTSMISPNKNREILEGIRKKSGTLSPSKTFTQAPSSPNQAVLQTMKNTQSSNTKNDCFIATAVYGPDSPKTNALRTWRDRALAPSKLGRTFISCYYTLSPWVVPVIERNERLASIVMRMLDWLVTWVGKHP comes from the coding sequence ATGATGAACTACCCTACCCTTGAGCAGTACAACGAGACGTTACAAAACCCCCAAACCGCTCTTATTGACCCTGAGCTCAAGAAGGGTACTATTGCGACAACCTATCTTGGTTTACCGCTCGCTTTGTGCGGCGGCTTTGCACTTACCTACACCATCACGACTGCGAGCGCCCGATACGCTGTTCGATGCTTCCACAAGCAATCGAATGCTCTCGAGCAGCGTTATAAAGCTATTTCTCAAAGGCTCAAATCGTTACGCTCCCGATACTTCCTCGATTTCGAGTTCCAGACTCAAGGTGTACGTGTCAACGGTAAAGTATTCCCTATTGTCAAAATGGCATGGGCGAGTGGTAAGACCCTAGGGGAATTTTTAGAACAACGATATCGAAATCCAATGGAATTACAACAGTTGAGATTATCTCTTCGATCCCTTTCCAGCTACTTGGAAAATCATCATTTGGCGCACGGCGATATACAACCTGGCAATGTCATGGTTGCTAACGGCGGTCTTTCTGTGCAACTCATTGACTACGACGGTATGTATGTCGATGACCTAAAAGCACTTGGAAGTACTGAACTCGGGCACCGAAATTTCCAGCATCCAAAGCGCACTAGTAACTCATGGGATTATCGACTCGACAGATTTTCTTTCATCTCTATCGATCTCGCACTTCGAGTGCTAGAGGAATGTCCGGAATTGTGGGGCAAAACGCAATCTAGCGGTGACGCTATACTGTTTAAAGCAAATGATTTTATTGATCCAAGGCAATCAGACATTTTCAACAAGCTGTTTGCACTCCCCAAGTTTTCTCAAGACGCAAAAAACTTTGCTACCATTTGCCAAAGCCCGTTCGAGAAGATTCCAACACTCGAGGAGTTCATCACCTATAAAAATATACCTCAACCAGTCATCTCGAAACCGCCCATCGCTCCTCTTGGTCCAAGGCCATATATTCCTCCCTTTCCCGTTTTAGATGCTACAAATTACGCCCTCTGCCTTCAACATGTAGGCGATCGAATAGAGCTAATTGGAAAAATCGTCGAGGTTAAAACTGGATCAACTCGCCACAGAAAGCCTTATGTTTTTGTTAACTTTGGACCATGGCAAGGGAAAAGCGTCAGAATCAGCATCTGGTCCGAAGGTCTATCTGCACTTGCACAAAAACCTGACGCACAGAAACCTAATCGCAGTTGGATCGGAAAATGGGTGAGTGTAGTTGGCCTCATGGAACCTCCATACGAAAATCGCAAATATCAATACACTCATTTGGCTATCAGCATCACGCAAGCTAATCAACTTTGTATAATCAGTGAATTGGAGGCTAAGTTCCGCTTATCGAGCACATCAATGATATCACCCAATAAAAATAGAGAAATATTGGAGGGAATACGCAAGAAAAGCGGCACGTTATCCCCAAGCAAGACATTTACACAAGCGCCATCCAGCCCTAACCAAGCGGTTCTGCAGACCATGAAAAATACTCAATCATCGAACACAAAGAACGACTGCTTCATTGCCACGGCTGTATACGGACCCGATTCCCCTAAAACCAATGCACTGCGCACTTGGCGCGATAGGGCGCTGGCACCCTCAAAACTAGGGCGCACTTTTATCAGCTGCTATTACACGTTGTCGCCATGGGTTGTGCCGGTCATCGAACGAAACGAACGACTCGCCTCCATCGTGATGAGAATGCTGGATTGGCTCGTTACATGGGTCGGTAAACATCCGTGA
- a CDS encoding recombinase family protein, which yields MPVWKAIFQMLGVFGEFEWAMIRERVQMSLARARANGKTLDRPQTEKRTRKRQSRRLLLSG from the coding sequence ATGCCAGTCTGGAAAGCCATATTTCAGATGCTCGGGGTCTTTGGCGAATTTGAGTGGGCCATGATCCGGGAGCGGGTGCAAATGAGCCTCGCCCGTGCTAGGGCGAACGGTAAGACGCTAGACCGCCCACAGACCGAGAAGCGGACAAGGAAGCGGCAATCCAGGCGTCTCTTGTTGTCGGGATGA
- a CDS encoding DUF6804 family protein, whose protein sequence is MPVAVIYIAVAILFIGAAPLPYGYHMLLRFVITGVFAWAALVSYNRKDQSLPWVFGLLASLFNPIVKIHCQKSFGHLSTFVLGCSCC, encoded by the coding sequence ATGCCTGTAGCCGTAATTTATATCGCAGTTGCAATATTATTCATTGGGGCTGCGCCTTTGCCATATGGCTACCACATGCTCCTGCGCTTTGTGATAACAGGGGTGTTTGCGTGGGCTGCACTCGTAAGTTACAATCGTAAAGACCAATCTCTTCCGTGGGTCTTTGGGCTACTCGCGAGTCTTTTTAACCCAATCGTCAAAATTCACTGCCAAAAGAGTTTTGGGCATTTATCGACATTTGTGCTGGGTTGTTCTTGCTGCTAA
- a CDS encoding helix-turn-helix domain-containing protein, producing the protein MLMTYKIALDPNNTQATYFVRTVGTAPTAWVP; encoded by the coding sequence ATGCTGATGACTTACAAAATTGCCCTTGACCCCAACAACACGCAGGCAACCTACTTTGTCCGTACCGTTGGCACTGCGCCGACAGCTTGGGTGCCATAA
- a CDS encoding DsbA family protein has translation MTTFIISRLLPLILYFLLFPLISGAKPNAEPIPPSPLPPLSAEARAKILRPLSIDWIQGEPNAAVIIIEYLDLECPVCAAYYPLLQELKKKYGDKISWIMRHNPSISHPEAFPASMAAEAAGRQGKFWDMVSLLLKNQKEWSFKSSCTEWFIHYAQELGLNVEQFKKDLQGVEGIPLRKRILADCLSAIRVGVDGNPSFFINGEKITNPSNLQEFSTLIEAELIKKKSTLSQKN, from the coding sequence ATGACCACATTCATTATAAGTAGGCTTTTGCCCCTTATCCTTTATTTTTTGCTTTTTCCCCTGATTTCAGGAGCTAAACCAAACGCCGAACCGATTCCCCCTTCCCCTCTTCCTCCGCTGTCCGCCGAGGCGAGAGCAAAAATCTTGAGGCCTTTATCTATAGATTGGATACAGGGAGAACCAAACGCTGCTGTGATCATTATCGAATATCTGGATCTGGAATGCCCAGTTTGTGCCGCCTACTACCCTCTGCTGCAGGAGCTGAAAAAGAAATACGGTGATAAAATATCCTGGATCATGCGTCATAATCCCTCTATTTCCCATCCTGAAGCATTCCCCGCTTCCATGGCTGCTGAAGCAGCTGGCCGGCAAGGAAAATTCTGGGATATGGTTAGCTTGCTTTTAAAAAACCAGAAAGAATGGTCTTTCAAGTCTAGCTGCACAGAGTGGTTTATTCACTATGCACAAGAACTCGGATTAAATGTAGAGCAGTTTAAAAAAGATCTCCAGGGTGTAGAAGGCATTCCTCTTCGGAAAAGGATTCTTGCTGACTGTCTTTCTGCCATTAGAGTCGGTGTAGATGGAAATCCTAGTTTTTTTATCAATGGAGAAAAAATTACCAATCCATCTAACCTCCAGGAGTTTTCGACGTTGATAGAAGCTGAATTAATAAAAAAGAAATCAACCCTCTCCCAAAAAAATTAA
- a CDS encoding glycosyltransferase family 4 protein, whose amino-acid sequence MRIAQVASLYEPVPPPRYGGTERIISYLTEELVKAGHEVCLFASGDSKTSSRLYPIIPKALWEDTQRCVNPQVYHVLLLEEVLKHKDQFDIIHFHTDFFHFPIVRRLDVPHLTTPHGRMDFPEYIPFFREFQDIPLSSISHVQRQGLALARWVGTVHHGLPLSLYQLSENPSDYIVFLGRISPEKGVDDALAIARMAGLKLKIAARVGLGDDAYFEKLLPEFKKKNIEYLGEITDKEKNELLGGALALLFPVCWPEPFGLSMIEAMACGTPVIAYPQGSIPEVVDHGITGFIVQNVQEAVNVLSQIHTFNRKQCRERFEKRFSAQKMAESYISLYQKVIAEKRK is encoded by the coding sequence TTGAGAATAGCGCAGGTTGCATCACTTTACGAACCGGTTCCTCCTCCCCGTTACGGAGGGACAGAACGGATAATTTCTTATTTAACCGAAGAGCTTGTAAAAGCGGGACACGAAGTTTGTCTTTTTGCCAGCGGTGATTCAAAAACTTCTTCTCGACTCTATCCGATTATACCCAAAGCTCTCTGGGAAGATACTCAGCGTTGTGTTAATCCCCAGGTTTACCACGTTCTTTTGCTGGAGGAAGTGCTTAAACATAAAGATCAGTTTGATATTATCCATTTTCATACCGATTTTTTCCATTTCCCTATTGTACGAAGGCTTGATGTTCCCCATCTAACTACTCCCCATGGACGCATGGATTTTCCCGAATACATCCCGTTTTTTCGAGAGTTTCAAGATATTCCCCTTTCGTCCATATCCCATGTACAAAGGCAGGGATTGGCTTTGGCACGCTGGGTAGGGACGGTTCATCATGGACTTCCTTTGTCTCTTTATCAGCTGAGTGAAAATCCTTCTGATTATATCGTTTTCTTGGGCAGAATATCTCCCGAAAAAGGAGTGGATGATGCTTTAGCGATAGCGAGAATGGCAGGATTAAAGTTAAAAATTGCAGCCCGTGTAGGACTGGGAGACGATGCCTATTTTGAAAAACTTCTGCCTGAGTTCAAAAAGAAAAACATCGAGTATTTGGGAGAAATCACCGATAAGGAGAAAAACGAACTTTTGGGAGGAGCTTTGGCCCTGCTCTTTCCTGTCTGTTGGCCAGAACCTTTTGGGCTTTCCATGATTGAAGCCATGGCTTGCGGCACTCCCGTCATCGCTTACCCACAAGGATCAATTCCCGAGGTTGTTGATCATGGAATCACGGGGTTTATCGTTCAAAATGTTCAAGAAGCGGTTAATGTTTTAAGCCAGATCCATACCTTTAACAGAAAACAATGTCGTGAGAGGTTCGAAAAGCGATTCTCAGCACAAAAGATGGCAGAATCCTACATTTCCCTCTATCAGAAGGTTATTGCCGAAAAAAGAAAATAA
- a CDS encoding DUF302 domain-containing protein: MLITFESKKEIEELRKSLEINAAEKNFGVMGVHDISKTLENKGFRLDYRCLILEICSPRFAKQVLEQNPEVSTALPCRIAVYEHQSHRVVATLSPRAIVELFKAPGLYKVAEEVENILKEIMQKSI, translated from the coding sequence ATGCTTATTACCTTCGAAAGCAAAAAGGAGATCGAAGAACTAAGGAAGTCCCTGGAAATAAATGCCGCAGAAAAAAATTTTGGGGTCATGGGGGTCCATGACATTTCAAAGACGCTAGAAAACAAAGGTTTTCGGTTAGATTACAGATGTCTTATACTAGAAATTTGTTCTCCACGGTTCGCCAAGCAAGTCCTGGAACAGAACCCTGAAGTTTCAACCGCTCTTCCATGCAGAATTGCTGTATACGAACATCAATCTCACAGAGTAGTTGCTACCCTTTCCCCACGGGCAATTGTTGAGTTATTCAAGGCTCCGGGATTATATAAAGTTGCTGAAGAAGTGGAAAACATTCTCAAGGAGATCATGCAAAAATCTATTTAA
- a CDS encoding ribonucleoside triphosphate reductase produces MNESSTKENSTVTELVDSYLSRSNWEVKENSNMSYSLQGLNFYLSSKISRTYWLEKIYPPEVKEAFERGDFHIHNLQVLGVYCMGWDLADLLEKGFRGVEGRMESGPPQHFSSALNQIVNFFYTLQGEAAGAQAFSNFDTLLAPFIRYDNLKEQEIRQLLQQFLFNLNVPTRVGFQAPFTNLTLDLNPPHFLQNEAVLIGAKTKKETYGEFQEEIDVLNRLFCETFLEGDFRGRVFTFPIPTYNITPQFPWKSDSTTALWKMTAKYGIPYFANFINSDLKVDDVRSMCCRLRLDLTQLLRRGGSLFGSNPLTGSIGVVTLNLPRIGFLSKSESEFFERLLELTELAKIALETKRKAIESWMEKGLYPYSKFYLKNVYQRFGAYWANHFSTIGVIGMNEACLNFIGKSIAEPEGKALAIKVLDVLRKTLLSFQKDTQNYYNLEATPAEATSYRLARIDKKMFPNIRVANEEAVKKGAEPFYTNSTQLPVNFTTDPFVALDHQEELQCRYTGGTVLHFFLGQKIDEPLAIAPFIQTVCTNYKIPYFTLTPTFSICPEHGYLSGEQAQCPRCGRPCEIYSRVVGYLRPVNQWNPGKQEEFKLRKTFILNENRGH; encoded by the coding sequence ATGAACGAATCCTCAACGAAAGAAAACTCAACTGTCACAGAGCTTGTGGATAGCTATCTTTCCAGGTCAAACTGGGAAGTGAAAGAAAACAGCAACATGTCCTATTCTCTTCAAGGACTTAATTTTTATCTTTCATCGAAAATTTCAAGAACCTATTGGTTAGAGAAAATTTATCCGCCCGAAGTCAAAGAAGCCTTCGAAAGAGGTGATTTTCATATCCACAATCTCCAAGTATTGGGAGTCTATTGCATGGGATGGGATCTAGCCGATTTGCTTGAAAAAGGATTCAGGGGTGTAGAAGGCAGGATGGAAAGTGGGCCTCCTCAACATTTCAGCTCCGCTCTAAACCAAATTGTAAACTTCTTTTATACTCTACAGGGAGAGGCAGCCGGCGCACAAGCTTTCTCAAATTTTGACACGCTACTTGCTCCTTTTATCCGTTACGACAACCTGAAGGAACAGGAAATTAGACAACTGCTCCAGCAATTTTTGTTTAATTTAAATGTTCCCACCCGCGTCGGCTTCCAAGCCCCATTCACCAACTTGACCCTAGATTTAAACCCTCCCCATTTTCTACAAAACGAAGCTGTTTTAATCGGGGCTAAAACCAAGAAAGAAACCTATGGAGAGTTCCAAGAAGAAATAGATGTTTTGAACCGGTTATTTTGCGAGACTTTTTTAGAAGGGGATTTTCGGGGTAGGGTTTTCACATTCCCGATTCCGACCTATAACATAACCCCTCAATTTCCCTGGAAGAGTGATTCGACTACAGCGCTTTGGAAAATGACCGCAAAATATGGAATCCCCTACTTTGCCAACTTTATCAATTCGGATTTAAAAGTTGATGATGTCCGAAGCATGTGCTGTCGGCTAAGGCTTGATTTGACGCAGCTTTTACGACGCGGTGGGAGTCTTTTTGGCTCAAACCCCTTGACCGGTTCAATCGGGGTAGTCACTCTCAATCTTCCTCGAATAGGATTTCTTTCAAAAAGCGAATCGGAGTTTTTTGAAAGGCTTCTGGAACTGACGGAACTAGCCAAAATAGCCCTTGAAACCAAAAGGAAAGCTATTGAAAGTTGGATGGAAAAAGGCCTTTATCCCTACAGCAAGTTCTATTTAAAGAATGTTTACCAAAGATTTGGAGCCTACTGGGCAAACCACTTTTCAACCATTGGGGTTATAGGCATGAACGAAGCCTGTTTAAATTTTATCGGTAAAAGCATAGCTGAGCCCGAAGGAAAGGCCTTGGCGATTAAAGTCCTCGATGTGCTCAGAAAGACTTTGCTTAGCTTTCAAAAGGATACTCAAAACTATTATAACCTTGAAGCTACTCCTGCCGAAGCTACAAGCTACCGGCTAGCTCGAATCGACAAGAAAATGTTTCCCAATATTCGTGTTGCCAACGAGGAAGCGGTAAAAAAAGGAGCTGAGCCTTTCTATACGAACTCGACTCAACTGCCAGTTAATTTTACTACTGATCCTTTTGTAGCCTTAGATCATCAGGAAGAACTCCAATGTCGCTATACGGGAGGAACCGTACTTCATTTTTTCCTTGGACAAAAAATAGACGAACCGCTGGCAATCGCTCCTTTTATCCAAACCGTTTGTACAAACTACAAAATTCCCTATTTTACCCTAACCCCCACTTTTTCCATCTGTCCAGAACATGGTTATCTTTCTGGAGAACAGGCTCAGTGTCCACGGTGCGGCAGGCCATGCGAAATATACTCTAGAGTAGTTGGCTATCTGCGGCCTGTTAATCAATGGAACCCAGGAAAACAAGAAGAGTTTAAACTCAGGAAGACTTTTATCCTCAATGAAAATAGGGGGCATTGA
- a CDS encoding anaerobic ribonucleoside-triphosphate reductase activating protein: protein MKIGGIEPFSLIDFPGIPAAVIFTQGCDFRCPYCYVPQLVVPESYGSLLAEDQVLNFLESRKGKIEGVVITGGEPTLQQDLLPFIMLIKKMGFLVKLDTNGSHPEITESLIREQLIDYVAMDFKAPLEKYREMTRSLIDKEIIARSIALLIHSNIEYEFRTTVVKEDITFEDFKRMVDQIKGAKKYVLQKFIPKAPLVDPSYEKKHPLDLEEIEKWKNYALSRIKKVIVRNY, encoded by the coding sequence ATGAAAATAGGGGGCATTGAACCTTTCAGTCTTATCGATTTTCCTGGAATACCTGCTGCAGTTATTTTCACACAGGGCTGCGATTTTCGTTGCCCTTACTGTTATGTTCCTCAGCTCGTTGTCCCCGAAAGCTATGGTTCTCTATTGGCTGAGGACCAGGTTTTGAATTTTTTAGAATCCCGGAAAGGAAAGATCGAAGGGGTGGTTATAACGGGTGGAGAACCTACCTTACAGCAAGATCTTCTGCCCTTTATTATGCTTATTAAAAAGATGGGGTTTTTAGTTAAACTCGACACCAATGGAAGTCATCCTGAAATAACCGAAAGCTTAATACGAGAACAACTGATCGATTATGTAGCCATGGACTTCAAAGCCCCCCTAGAAAAGTATAGAGAAATGACAAGGTCTTTAATCGATAAGGAGATCATTGCCCGAAGTATCGCTTTGCTTATCCACTCTAACATAGAGTACGAGTTTCGAACAACCGTAGTAAAAGAAGATATCACATTTGAAGATTTTAAAAGGATGGTTGATCAGATCAAAGGAGCTAAAAAATATGTCCTTCAGAAATTTATTCCCAAAGCTCCCCTTGTCGATCCTTCTTATGAAAAGAAACATCCCTTGGATCTTGAAGAAATTGAGAAGTGGAAAAATTATGCCCTAAGCAGGATCAAAAAAGTCATCGTAAGGAATTATTAA
- a CDS encoding SRPBCC domain-containing protein, whose product MYEIYTSIEIEAKKEDLWNCLVDFHSYSAWNPFLRKIGIKNLRPHESFWLLVQAPASLPVIMKGMILSIEPQSLLVWRCHLIHPLLLTGIHKLELTETVPCHTLFVHTEQFQGILPPLLWTMIKPRVYKGFESMNKALKQKIEK is encoded by the coding sequence ATGTATGAGATTTACACATCTATCGAAATCGAAGCTAAAAAGGAAGACCTCTGGAATTGTCTTGTAGATTTTCATTCCTATTCAGCCTGGAATCCTTTTTTAAGAAAAATTGGAATAAAAAACCTACGTCCCCATGAATCATTTTGGCTTTTGGTTCAAGCTCCTGCTTCACTACCTGTAATCATGAAAGGGATGATTCTTAGCATCGAGCCACAATCGTTACTTGTCTGGCGTTGTCATTTAATTCATCCTCTTTTGTTAACAGGCATACACAAGCTCGAACTCACTGAAACCGTTCCTTGTCATACCCTTTTTGTCCACACAGAACAATTCCAGGGAATACTACCCCCTTTACTTTGGACAATGATAAAGCCAAGGGTATACAAAGGATTTGAAAGCATGAATAAAGCCCTTAAACAAAAGATCGAGAAATGA
- a CDS encoding amidase: MKELWKKSATELSHLIRNREISPVELVNLYAERIEKIDPYLHAFTYLSVESAKEKAKALEKEILEGSVLSPLCGVPIAIKEHYDIVSLPSTHGSLLFKDYIAKEDHLLIKRLKEAKALILGKTNMPEFGFSAVSHNPLFPATKNPWNLSLTAGGSSSGSAAAVAAGLCPLSLGSDGGGSIRIPASFCGIFGYKPSRGRIPWPIGRGRDFENWELFSHAGPLCRTVEDAVIFLSVLAGPDPSDPYSLPPAEFGWENCLKEDIKGLKIAYSLDLGYARVDPELKQIISKAIELFESDLGCKIEEVDPGWPDPSEAFLTLVYFGADLIAFRKAMSENRKKVSPHISDFVERNLKPEDFSLALKRRREIIYKMSKLMEKYDLFLSPVTAIAPFELYFQGPDFIAGHPVNPHVGWIPFTYIMNMTGQPAAAVPAGWTSKGLPVGLQIAGKHLDDLTTLKASYAFEKVCPWNEKWPSIAFI, from the coding sequence TTGAAAGAACTTTGGAAAAAAAGTGCAACCGAACTTAGCCATTTAATCAGAAACAGGGAAATTTCCCCTGTTGAACTGGTTAATCTTTATGCCGAAAGGATAGAAAAGATCGATCCTTACCTGCATGCTTTTACTTATCTCTCTGTCGAGTCGGCTAAAGAAAAGGCTAAAGCACTCGAAAAAGAAATACTCGAGGGTTCTGTTCTTTCTCCCTTATGCGGTGTTCCTATAGCCATTAAAGAGCATTATGACATCGTTTCTTTGCCCTCAACCCATGGATCCCTGCTTTTCAAGGATTATATTGCCAAAGAAGACCATCTGCTTATCAAAAGGCTTAAGGAAGCCAAGGCTCTTATCCTAGGAAAAACAAACATGCCTGAGTTCGGTTTTAGTGCAGTAAGCCACAACCCCCTGTTTCCAGCAACAAAAAACCCTTGGAACCTCTCGTTAACCGCTGGAGGATCAAGCTCTGGTTCAGCGGCAGCTGTTGCTGCTGGCCTTTGTCCCCTTTCCCTGGGAAGTGATGGAGGGGGCTCAATCCGGATCCCCGCTTCTTTTTGTGGAATTTTTGGCTACAAACCCTCACGGGGAAGGATTCCTTGGCCTATAGGTCGTGGAAGAGATTTTGAAAACTGGGAACTTTTTTCTCATGCTGGTCCACTTTGCCGAACCGTCGAAGATGCAGTTATTTTTTTATCTGTTCTTGCTGGTCCCGATCCTTCTGACCCTTATTCACTTCCACCAGCTGAATTTGGATGGGAAAACTGCTTGAAAGAAGATATAAAAGGCCTAAAGATCGCCTATAGTTTAGATCTTGGGTATGCAAGAGTCGATCCAGAACTCAAGCAGATCATCTCCAAAGCGATAGAACTATTTGAATCGGACTTGGGATGCAAAATTGAGGAAGTTGATCCGGGATGGCCTGATCCCTCTGAAGCCTTTTTGACTTTGGTTTATTTTGGAGCAGACTTAATTGCCTTTCGCAAAGCGATGTCAGAAAACCGGAAGAAAGTTAGCCCTCATATCAGCGATTTTGTAGAACGAAATTTGAAACCAGAAGATTTTTCTTTAGCTTTAAAACGCAGAAGGGAAATCATATACAAAATGAGCAAACTCATGGAAAAGTACGACCTTTTTTTGAGTCCTGTTACTGCTATTGCTCCCTTTGAGCTCTATTTCCAGGGACCCGATTTCATAGCGGGTCATCCTGTCAATCCTCACGTTGGATGGATTCCTTTTACTTACATCATGAACATGACCGGGCAACCCGCCGCTGCTGTTCCTGCAGGATGGACCTCTAAGGGACTGCCCGTAGGCCTGCAGATTGCAGGTAAACATCTTGATGATCTTACTACTCTCAAAGCCTCCTATGCTTTCGAAAAGGTCTGTCCATGGAATGAGAAATGGCCTTCTATTGCCTTTATTTAA